In Candidatus Cetobacterium colombiensis, a genomic segment contains:
- a CDS encoding EF-Tu C-terminal domain-related protein has product IAMEPGLRFAIREGGRTVASGVVAEITK; this is encoded by the coding sequence CAATCGCAATGGAGCCAGGATTAAGATTCGCGATCAGAGAGGGAGGAAGAACAGTAGCTTCTGGAGTTGTTGCAGAAATTACTAAGTAA